TCGGCAAAGTCGCTGCCGGCGCGGAAGGATTCTACTACCCCTACCACCTGCCCCTGCCACTTGCGGGTACTATTTTTTTCCGCTACAATCTTACCCACGGCCGTTTCATTGGGAAACACGGCGTCTTTAAAGGCCTGGTTGATAATAATCGGAACCCGCTGGGCCGCGTTGTCGCTCTGGTTAAACCAGCGGCCTTCCAGCACTTTCACTTCCATTAACTTGGCAAAGTTATCATCCACCCTGTAGCGGTCCGAGGAGGGTGTTTCTTTGCCTTTGTACTCCAGCTCGGTAGTCATGGTGGAGAAGGCGAAGGGCGTGTTCACGCTGCTGCGGGTGATGCCCACCACGCCTGGCAGGGCTTTGATGCGCTGCGAGAGCAGATCAATTTTTTCGCGGCGGGCTACAGTATCGGGGCCGGGATCCAGGCTCACTTCCCATACGTTTTCGTAGTTGTAGCCCAGGGGCTGGCTGTAGTTGTTGAGGTTGTAGAGCAGCAGGCTGCCCACCACAAACACCACGAAGAACGACAGCACGATTTCGGCAATCAGCAGGAAGTTGGACCGCTTGCGGTTCCAGATCAGAGTAAATAAGTGACGTATCATTTGGCACCTCCCTTCAGGGCATTCACGGGTTGGAGACGAGACATTTTTAAGGCTGGGTACACCCCGGACATTATCCCAAAAACAAGGGTAATCAACAGGGCCCAGCCAAATACCGGCAGGCTGAGAGAGAACTGCGCGTAGGCTATAAAATCGGAGCCGCTGATGAGCCGCAGGGCGCCATACGCCAGGCCCAGGCCCAGCAAGCCACCTACCAGAGTGAGGAAGATATTTTCAATCAGAAACTGTCCCATGAGGGCCCGGCCGGTAGCGCCAAAGGCTTTGCGCACCCCTATTTCGGAGGAGCGCTCCATAATGCGGCTCAGGTTGATGTTGACCAGGTTGAGCGTAGGCAGCATCATAAACAACAGGCCCAGCCCGGTTACAATTATATAGAACAGCACCATTCGGTCAGAAGTGTTGGATAAGTCGCCGCCCCCGATGATCTGGCGGGTGAGCGCGGCCAGCAGCGTATCGGCATAGATGTGAATGGACTTTACACCGGAGTTGAGAATGGTCACCTTTTTAATAATCTGGTTGAACTCGCTTTGCAGCTCGTGCAGGTCCTGGCCTTCGTGGGCCAGCATCACGGCAAAGTATTCGCCCTCCAGCACCGGGTTTTTGAT
The Hymenobacter sp. DG25B genome window above contains:
- a CDS encoding ABC transporter permease; its protein translation is MLLSYLKIAWKVLLRRKFFTFISLFGISFTLMVLLVVVAMFDHFKGAHAPETRIDRMLFVSFLNQKFADGGNMNTPPSPYFLEKYVRPMHTPEKVALFSMFHAIPSYVGNQKLDLDLKFTDNVFWEIFDFTFLEGKPYNATDLKNANRVAVINETTAKEYFGQARGVVGRTIVVDQINYRVAGVVADVPVMRFNSYAEVWAPMTTTKADIKNPVLEGEYFAVMLAHEGQDLHELQSEFNQIIKKVTILNSGVKSIHIYADTLLAALTRQIIGGGDLSNTSDRMVLFYIIVTGLGLLFMMLPTLNLVNINLSRIMERSSEIGVRKAFGATGRALMGQFLIENIFLTLVGGLLGLGLAYGALRLISGSDFIAYAQFSLSLPVFGWALLITLVFGIMSGVYPALKMSRLQPVNALKGGAK
- a CDS encoding ABC transporter permease codes for the protein MIRHLFTLIWNRKRSNFLLIAEIVLSFFVVFVVGSLLLYNLNNYSQPLGYNYENVWEVSLDPGPDTVARREKIDLLSQRIKALPGVVGITRSSVNTPFAFSTMTTELEYKGKETPSSDRYRVDDNFAKLMEVKVLEGRWFNQSDNAAQRVPIIINQAFKDAVFPNETAVGKIVAEKNSTRKWQGQVVGVVESFRAGSDFAENSPAFFERRMDDTTRMAGYDLPWLLIKVKPGQGAILEQKMVKEVLNVTKNWSVKTNTLEQNRISKLKVVLTPIVVLGIVCVFLILNVALGLFGVLWYNISQRRSEIGLRRALGATGMGIGAQFIGEMLVVTTLGVLIGVVLAVQFPLLGVFGVAPAVYGTAIAAAALLIYLLTAICAFHPSRLAAGIQPAVALREE